GATGTAGCGGGCGGTCATGAGGAAGACCAGGGCGCGCTTGTTCAGTCCGTGCTCGGCGGCCTCGACGGCCTTGCGGCCCTTGCCCTCGCGCAGGAACCTGAAGCGCTCCCACCCGATCTTGTTGCCGATCAGGTAGCCGAGGTTGTCGCCGGTCCATGCGCCCATCCAGGCGGCGAGGCCGACCAGGAGGATCGCGGGCTGGCCACTGCTGGACCACAGCGAGGACAGGGTCACGATCGTCGACTCGCTGGGCACGCTGGGGAAGAACCCGTCCAGGGCCGCGAAAGCGTACACGATGAGGTGAACCCACCATGCGTCGGCGACCTGGAGGATCCAGTCCTCGATCACGCTGGTCAGCGAGAGCAGTCGATCGATGAACGAGCCCATGCGTCCTTCCCGTCCAGGGGTCCCGAGTGCGCCCCCTCGGGGTCGGGGCTGCGGGCTGATCCCGTCGCGGGGTGATCACCCCGACGGGAGCTTCCCACGCCCGGCTGGGTGCCGGCCGTGGGAGCGGCGTCGGCCCGGCCCCCGGGGTGCGGGGGCCGGGCCGACGGCGGTGCTCAGGAGGCGCTGGCCTCCGCGGCGTCCGTGTCCACGGCGCCGGTGTCCGGGGCGTCCGGGTCCGGAGCGCCCGCGCCGTCGGCGTGGGTCGCGTCCTCGGCCCGGGCCTGGGTCATGGTCTCCACGTCCACCACGTCGGAGATCGGCGACAGCGCACCGTCCTCGCCGCGGCGGGCGAAGGTGAGGTCGCCCAGGAGGCCCTCGCCCTCGGCATCGACCACGATCGTGTCGCCCACCTGGACCTGACCGAACAGGATCCGCTCGGAGAGGGTGTCCTCGATGTCGCGCTGGATCGTGCGACGCAGCGGACGGGCTCCCAGGACCGGGTCGTAGCCCTTCTCGGCCAGCAGGTTCTTCGCCGCCGGGGTGAGGTCGAGGCTCATGTCCTTGTCCTTCAGGCGACGACCCAGCTTCGCGACCTCGAGGTCGACGATCTGGATGATCTCGTCCTTGGACAGCTGCGGGAACACCACCACGTCGTCGACGCGGTTGAGGAACTCGGGCTTGAAGTGCTGCTTGAGCTCCTCATGGACCTTCGACTTCATCCGCTCGTAGTCGGTGGAGAGGTCGCCGCCCGCGGTGAAGCCCATGGACACGCCCTTGGCGATGTCCCGGGTGCCGAGGTTGGTGGTCATGATGATGATGGTGTTCTTGAAGTCCACCATGCGGCCCTGCGAGTCGGTCAGGCGACCGTCCTCGAGGATCTGCAGCAGCGAGTTGAAGATGTCCACATGGGCCTTCTCCACCTCGTCGAAGAGGACCACGGAGAACGGCTTGCGGCGCACCTTCTCGGTGAGCTGGCCGCCCTCGTCGTAGCCGACGTAGCCGGGGGGCGAGCCGAACAGGCGCGAGGCGGTGTGCTTCTCGCCGAACTCGGACATGTCCAGCTGGATGAGGGAGTCCTCGTCGCCGAACAGGAACTCGGCCAGGGCCTTCGCCAGCTCCGTCTTGCCCACGCCCGTGGGGCCGGCGAAGATGAACGACCCGCCGGGGCGCTTGGGATCCTTCAGACCCGCACGGGTGCGGCGGATCGCCCGGGAGACGGCCTTGATGGCCTCGTTCTGACCGATGACGCGCTTGTGCAGCTCGTCCTCCATGTGGAGCAGCCGTGAGGACTCCTCCTCGGTGAGCTTCACGATCGGGATGCCGGTCGAGGACGCGAGGACCTCGGCGATGACCTCCTCGGAGACGGTGGTCACCGCGTCGGACTCGCCGTGGCGCCAGGCCTTCTCCTTCTCGTCGCGCTCGGACTTGAGCTTCTGCTCCTCGTCGCGGAGGCTCGCGGCGAGCTCGAAGTCCTGCCCGTCGATCGCCTCCTCCTTGTTCTTGCGCGCCTCCTCGATGCGGGCGTCGAACTCCTTGAGCTCGGGCGGCGCGGTGAGACGGCGGATGCGCAGGCGGGCACCGGCCTCGTCGATCAGGTCGATGGCCTTGTCCGGCAGGAAGCGGTCGTTGACGTACCGGTCGGCGAGGTTCGCCGCGGCGACGAGGGCGCCGTCGGTGATGGTCACCTTGTGGTGCGCCTCGTAGCGGTCGCGCAGGCCCTTGAGGATCTCCACGGTGTGGGCCACGGAGGGCTCGTCGACCTGGATCGGCTGGAAGCGGCGCTCGAGCGCGGCGTCCTTCTCGATGTGCTTGCGGTACTCCTCGAGGGTGGTCGCCCCGATGGTCTGCAGCTCGCCGCGGGCCAGCATGGGCTTGAGGATGCTCGCGGCATCGATCGCGCCCTCGGCGGCACCCGCCCCGACGAGGGTGTGGATCTCGTCGATGAACAGGATGATGTCGCCGCGGGTGCGGATCTCCTTGAGAACCTTCTTCAGGCGCTCCTCGAAGTCGCCGCGGTAGCGGGAGCCCGCGACCAGGGAGCCGAGGTCGAGGGTGTAGAGCTGCTTGTCCTTGAGCGTCTCGGGGACGTCCCCGGCGACGATGGACTGCGCGAGGCCCTCGACGACGGCGCTCTTGCCGACGCCGGGCTCGCCGATCAGCACCGGGTTGTTCTTGGTGCGGCGGCTGAGCACCTGCATCACCCGCTCGGCCTCCTTCTCGCGCCCGATGACCGGGTCGAGCTTGCCCTCGCGGGCGGCCTGCGTGAGGTTGCGGCCGAACTGGTCCAGGACCAGCGAACCGGCGGGCTGGCCCTCGGCGGGGCCGCCGGCGGTGGCCGGCTCCTTGCCCTGGTAGCCCGAGAGCCGCTCGATGACCTCCTGGCGCACGGCCGACGGCTCGGCCTTGAGGCGGGAGAGCACCTTGACGGCGGTGCCCTCGCCCTCGCGCAGCAGGCCGAGCAGGATGTGCTCGGTGCCGATGTAGTTGTGGCCCAGCTGCAGCGCCTCGCGCAGGCTCAGCTCGAGCACCTTCTTGGCGCGCGGGGTGAAGGGGATGTGCCCCGACGGGGTCTGGTTGCCCTCGCCGATGATGTCCCGGACCTGCTCGCGCACCGCGTCGAGGGTGACGCCGAGGGCCTCGAGGGCCTTGGCGCCGACACCCTCGTTCTCGTGGATGAGCCCGAGCAGGATGTGCTCGGTCCCGATGTAGTTGTGGTTGAGAAGACGGGCCTCGTCCTGCGCCAGGACGACGACGCGGCGGGCCCGGTCGGTGAACCGTTCGAACATGGTCCTCCCCCATTCGGTGGTGGTGATGGATCGAGACTACGCGGATCCTGCCCGGATTCCCGCTCTGTTCGCCGCGGGCGTGACAGCCCGTGACTCGACGATGACCGGAGGGCGGCAGGCCTCCGGCCCCGTGCCCCGGTCCCCGGGCCCCGGGCCCCGGGCCCCGAAGCGACCCGACCCGCCGGTCGGGGTGCGCGGACGGCCACGACCCGCCCCGTACTATGACCTGGATCACTGCACCGCCCGTGTCGGGCAGGTGGTGAGCGGGACGCCGCGACGTCCCGGAGTTCCCGTCCCCTTCCCCTCTCTTCCCCCAGGAGTCCCCCATGGGCGCCATCGTCGGCGGCATCATCCTCTTCGTCCTCGGAGCCATCGCGCGCTTCGCCCTCGAGTTCGACCTCCCCGGGGTCGACTCCACCATGCTCGGCACGATCCTCATGGTCGCCGGTGCCGTGCTCTTCGTCGTCGGCCTCCTGCTCGCCCTGCGCTCGCGCCGCACCGTGGTGAACACGCAGAGCGCCCCGGGCCACACCGTCTCCGAGCGCCGGGACCCCCCTCCCGGGGTCTGAGCCCGGGACTCCCCCGTCCACTCCCGCGGGTGCCGCGCTCGGTCGCCCAGGTCCAAGGGATACCCTGGGCGGCGTGGCCGCCCGGCGTCGCGCGCAGCAGCGCCTCGCCGTCCGGGGCGGCCCCCGGGAGAGCTCGAACGGAGAGACATGGCAGACCTGGACGTGACCCGTGCGGATGCGGTGCTGATCGGCGGAGGCATCGCCAGTGCGACCCTCGCCGCGATGCTCACGGAGCTGGAGCCCGACTGGGACATCGTGGTGCTCGAGCGTCTGGACTCCCTGGGCGCCGAGTCCTCCGACGCGTGGAACAACGCCGGCACCGGGCACAGCGCCCTGTGCGAGCTGAACTACACCCCGCAGGACGTGGACGGCTCCGTCAGCCCCGCCAAGGCGATCTCCATCAACGAGCAGTTCCAGGTCTCGCGCCAGTTCTGGTCCCACCTGGTGGAGAACGACCGGATCGGTGACCCGTCCGAGTTCATCCACACCGTGCCGCACATGAGCTTCGTGCACGGCATGGAGAACGTCGACTACCTGCGCCGCCGCCACGAGGCGCTGGTGGCGAACCCGCTGTTCGACAAGATGCAGTTCACCACCGAGCACGCGCAGCTCGCCGACTGGGCGCCGCTGGTCTCCGAGGGCCGCCCGGTCACCGAGACCATCGCCGCGACCTGGTCGCCGGACGGCACCGACGTCGACTTCGGCGCCCTGACCCGCCAGATGCTCGCCCACGCCTCCCGCACCGGCACCACCGTCTCCACCGGCTCCGAGGTCGTGGATCTGCGCCGGATGGGCTCGGACTGGGGCGTCATGGTCCGCTCCACCGCGACCGACGCGATCCGCGTGGTGCGCGCGCCCTTCGTGTTCGTGGGCGCCGGCGGCTATGCACTGCCGCTGTTGCAGAGGTCGGGGATCGAGGAGATCCGCGGCTTCGGCGGCTTCCCCATCTCCGGCCAGTGGCTGCGCTGCACCGATCCGGAGACGATCGCCCGCCATGACGCGAAGGTGTACGGCAAGGCCGCCGTCGGCGCCCCGCCGATGAGCGTGCCGCACCTGGACACCCGCTACGTGGGCGGGAAGCGCTCGCTCATGTTCGGCCCGTACGCGGGCTGGTCCCCGAAGTTCCTCAAAACCGGCCGCTACACCGACCTGTTCGAGTCGATCAAGCCCTCGAACGTCACCCAGATGATGGCTGTCGCGCCGCCGAACCTGGACCTCATGGTCTACCTCGGCTCGCAGCTGGCCGCGACCTCCCACAAGCGCTTCGAGGCGCTGCTGGAGTACATGCCCGACGCGCGCGAGTCCGACTGGGAGGAGGTCACCGCCGGCCAGCGTGTCCAGGTGATCGCGCCGGACCAGAAGAAGCACGGCGTGCTGCAGTTCGGCACCCAGCTGATCACCGCGGCCGACGGGTCGATCGGCGGCATGCTCGGGGCCTCGCCGGGCGCGTCGACCGCCACCAGCATCATGCTCTCGATGCTGGAGAAGATGTTCCCCCAGCGCATCGAGACCTGGCGCCCGACCCTGCAGCAGATGGTGCCCTCCTGGGGCACGAAGCTGTCGGAGGACCCCGAGCAGGCTCACCGCACGCTCGAGCGCACCGCCGACACACTGGGCCTGACCCACTGACCACTCCGGACCGCTCACTGGTCCGGACCACCCTCCGGGGCCCGTCGGACCCCGGCCATCGACCCTCCCGCACCTCGAGGAGTGCACATGCGGATCTCGCTGATGACCACCTGTCTGGTGGATGTGATGGCCCCGGACGTCGCCCGGGCCACGGTCACCCTGCTCGAGCGGCTGGGTCACGAGGTGGTGTTCGACAAGCGCCAGACGTGCTGCGGCCAGATGCACACCAACTCCGGCTACTACACGGAGGCCGCGCCCGTGGTGCGCCAGTTCGTGGACACCTTCGAGCCGGCGCTGGACCGCGTCGACGCGATCGTGATGCCGTCCGGCTCCTGCACCGGCTGCGTGCGCGACCAGCACGAGCTGGTGGCCCGCCACGAGGGTGACACCCGCCTCGAGCGGCGGGCCGCGGCCGTGGCCGCGAAGACCTACGAGCTCTCCGAGCTGCTGGTGGACGTGCTGAAGGTGACCGACGTGGGCGCGTACTTCCCCCACTCGGTGACCTACCACCCCACCTGCCATTCGATGCGCTTCCTCAAGGTGGGCCCGCGCCCGCTGAAGCTGCTGCGCGCGGTGGAGGGCATCGAGGTGAAGAACCTGCCCGAGTCCGACACCTGCTGCGGATTCGGCGGCACCTTCTCGGTGAAGAACGACGCGACCAGCGACGCGATGGTCACCGACAAGGCCGCGAACGTGGTCGCCAGCGGCGCCGAGTACGTCGTCGCGGGCGATGCCTCGTGCCTGATGAACATCGGCGGGAAGCTGCGCCGCACCGGCGCCGCGCCCCGCTCGATCCACCTGGCGCAGATCCTGGCGTCGACGAAGGAGGACCCCTTCGTCCCGTCCGAGACGATCCTGGGGAGGGCTTCGAAATGACCACCGTGAACCTGGGCATCCCGTCCGTCCGCCCCCAGCACGCCTCCCCCTCCTCCCACCTGCGCGGCGAGCGGGGCTTCCCGTCGGCCGCCCGTGACGAGCTGGGCAACGAGACCCTGCGCGGCAACCTGCGCCACGCCACCACCACCATCCAGTCCAAGCGCGCCGGGGTGGTGCGCGAGGTGCGGGACTGGCAGAAGCTGCGCAATGCCGGCAGCGCCCTGAAGTGGCAGGTCACCGATCATCTCCCGGAGCTGCTGGAGCAGCTGGAGGAATCGGTGACCCGCGCGGGCGGCGTCGTGCACTGGGCGCGCGACGCCGAGGAGGCCGGCGAGATCGTCACGAAGCTGGCCCTCGAGCGCGGCGCCGAGGAGGTGCTGAAGGTCAAGTCGATGGCCACCCAGGAGATCGGCCTGAACGAGGCCCTCGCCCATGCCGGGATCCGCGCCATCGAGTCCGACCTCGCCGAGCTCATCGTGCAGCTCGCCGACGACACCCCCTCGCACATCCTGGTCCCCGCGATCCACCGCAACCGTGCGGAGATCCGGGAGATCTTCCTGAAGGCGATGCCGGACCTGGACCCGTCGATCACCGATGAGCCGTCCGAGCTCGCCGAGGCGGCCCGCCGCTTCCTGCGCGAGAAGTTCCTGGACATGCCCGGCTCGGTCGCGGTCTCGGGCGCGAACTTCGCCGTCGCCGAGACGGGCACGCTCGTGGTGGTGGAGTCCGAGGGCAACGGCCGTATGTGCCTGACCCTCCCGAAGACCCTCATCTCCGTGGTGGGCATCGAGAAGATCGTCCCCACCTTCGAGGACCTCGAGGTGTTCCTGCAGCTGCTGCCCCGCTCCTCCACCGGGGAGCGGATGAACCCGTACACGACCCTGTTCACGGGCGTGCACGAGGGCGACGGGCCCGAGGAGTTCCACCTGGTGCTCCTGGACAACGGCCGCTCCGCGGTGCTCGAGGACCCCGAGGGGCGCAGCGCCCTGCACTGCATCCGCTGCTCGGCCTGCCTGAACGTGTGCCCGGTGTACGCGCGCGCCGGCGGGCACGCCTACGGCTCGACCTACCCCGGCCCGATCGGGGCGATCCTGTCCCCGCAGCTGACCGGCACCTCCGGCACGGATGATCCGAACTCCACCCTGCCCTACGCCTCGAGCCTGTGCGGCGCCTGCTACGACGTGTGCCCGGTGAAGATCAACATCCCCGAGAT
This genomic interval from Brachybacterium aquaticum contains the following:
- a CDS encoding ATP-dependent Clp protease ATP-binding subunit, with translation MFERFTDRARRVVVLAQDEARLLNHNYIGTEHILLGLIHENEGVGAKALEALGVTLDAVREQVRDIIGEGNQTPSGHIPFTPRAKKVLELSLREALQLGHNYIGTEHILLGLLREGEGTAVKVLSRLKAEPSAVRQEVIERLSGYQGKEPATAGGPAEGQPAGSLVLDQFGRNLTQAAREGKLDPVIGREKEAERVMQVLSRRTKNNPVLIGEPGVGKSAVVEGLAQSIVAGDVPETLKDKQLYTLDLGSLVAGSRYRGDFEERLKKVLKEIRTRGDIILFIDEIHTLVGAGAAEGAIDAASILKPMLARGELQTIGATTLEEYRKHIEKDAALERRFQPIQVDEPSVAHTVEILKGLRDRYEAHHKVTITDGALVAAANLADRYVNDRFLPDKAIDLIDEAGARLRIRRLTAPPELKEFDARIEEARKNKEEAIDGQDFELAASLRDEEQKLKSERDEKEKAWRHGESDAVTTVSEEVIAEVLASSTGIPIVKLTEEESSRLLHMEDELHKRVIGQNEAIKAVSRAIRRTRAGLKDPKRPGGSFIFAGPTGVGKTELAKALAEFLFGDEDSLIQLDMSEFGEKHTASRLFGSPPGYVGYDEGGQLTEKVRRKPFSVVLFDEVEKAHVDIFNSLLQILEDGRLTDSQGRMVDFKNTIIIMTTNLGTRDIAKGVSMGFTAGGDLSTDYERMKSKVHEELKQHFKPEFLNRVDDVVVFPQLSKDEIIQIVDLEVAKLGRRLKDKDMSLDLTPAAKNLLAEKGYDPVLGARPLRRTIQRDIEDTLSERILFGQVQVGDTIVVDAEGEGLLGDLTFARRGEDGALSPISDVVDVETMTQARAEDATHADGAGAPDPDAPDTGAVDTDAAEASAS
- a CDS encoding DUF6458 family protein — encoded protein: MGAIVGGIILFVLGAIARFALEFDLPGVDSTMLGTILMVAGAVLFVVGLLLALRSRRTVVNTQSAPGHTVSERRDPPPGV
- a CDS encoding malate:quinone oxidoreductase, with amino-acid sequence MADLDVTRADAVLIGGGIASATLAAMLTELEPDWDIVVLERLDSLGAESSDAWNNAGTGHSALCELNYTPQDVDGSVSPAKAISINEQFQVSRQFWSHLVENDRIGDPSEFIHTVPHMSFVHGMENVDYLRRRHEALVANPLFDKMQFTTEHAQLADWAPLVSEGRPVTETIAATWSPDGTDVDFGALTRQMLAHASRTGTTVSTGSEVVDLRRMGSDWGVMVRSTATDAIRVVRAPFVFVGAGGYALPLLQRSGIEEIRGFGGFPISGQWLRCTDPETIARHDAKVYGKAAVGAPPMSVPHLDTRYVGGKRSLMFGPYAGWSPKFLKTGRYTDLFESIKPSNVTQMMAVAPPNLDLMVYLGSQLAATSHKRFEALLEYMPDARESDWEEVTAGQRVQVIAPDQKKHGVLQFGTQLITAADGSIGGMLGASPGASTATSIMLSMLEKMFPQRIETWRPTLQQMVPSWGTKLSEDPEQAHRTLERTADTLGLTH
- a CDS encoding (Fe-S)-binding protein — translated: MRISLMTTCLVDVMAPDVARATVTLLERLGHEVVFDKRQTCCGQMHTNSGYYTEAAPVVRQFVDTFEPALDRVDAIVMPSGSCTGCVRDQHELVARHEGDTRLERRAAAVAAKTYELSELLVDVLKVTDVGAYFPHSVTYHPTCHSMRFLKVGPRPLKLLRAVEGIEVKNLPESDTCCGFGGTFSVKNDATSDAMVTDKAANVVASGAEYVVAGDASCLMNIGGKLRRTGAAPRSIHLAQILASTKEDPFVPSETILGRASK
- a CDS encoding LutB/LldF family L-lactate oxidation iron-sulfur protein is translated as MTTVNLGIPSVRPQHASPSSHLRGERGFPSAARDELGNETLRGNLRHATTTIQSKRAGVVREVRDWQKLRNAGSALKWQVTDHLPELLEQLEESVTRAGGVVHWARDAEEAGEIVTKLALERGAEEVLKVKSMATQEIGLNEALAHAGIRAIESDLAELIVQLADDTPSHILVPAIHRNRAEIREIFLKAMPDLDPSITDEPSELAEAARRFLREKFLDMPGSVAVSGANFAVAETGTLVVVESEGNGRMCLTLPKTLISVVGIEKIVPTFEDLEVFLQLLPRSSTGERMNPYTTLFTGVHEGDGPEEFHLVLLDNGRSAVLEDPEGRSALHCIRCSACLNVCPVYARAGGHAYGSTYPGPIGAILSPQLTGTSGTDDPNSTLPYASSLCGACYDVCPVKINIPEILVHLRAKDVDRRRETRGEFHETWDVALKGAGKLMSSPKAYDLAVRSAKPLTSLLPGKNIGKLPGVIPLIPGWTDHRDLPSPEQSFRSWWDEREKKKAKGSADGEEQA